In a genomic window of Spirosoma agri:
- a CDS encoding carbohydrate binding family 9 domain-containing protein, which yields MKLRSILLIALFLSGISSLYAQKKNESYQLHISQATSPIVVDGVADEPAWQATELATDFWMVLPMDTSRANVRTDVRMAYDSQNLYLSAICYHGDVKGPYIVESLRRDWSFPKNDNFIFFLDTFDDQTNGFAFGTNAAGAQWDALLYEGSKANLSWDNKWTSAVRNYPDRYVLELAIPFKTIRYKRGISRWGINFGRQDLKTTEKSSWTPIQRQFPTASLAYTGVLVWDQPPPQPGPNISIIPYALTGLARNYEEKTPTQNRFDAGLDAKVAVTSSLNLDLTVNPDFSQVDVDQQVTNLDRYELFFPEKRQFFLENGDQFTNFGYSTIRPFFSRRIGLGGVPIRFGARLSGKLNKDWRIGVMDMQTGRVDENGLPAQNFAVVALQRRVFARSNVGFLFVNKESLDYEPVVDKPTYSRYNRNFGVEYNLASANNLWSGKAMILKSFSPEPANSSTSGSDAVYAANLQYNSRKWLISGQVETVGANYSAEAGYVPRRGYERGTATIGYTFIPTGGPILSHGPILTSTYFFDPAGRQSDNETYASYALTFRSRSILTGWVATDYVRLLQPFDPTNSGRETLKTNSEHNWTAWGTQFTSKPQSLLTYGFTTRYGGYYADGTRLNLTADLGYRFQPYVSLAASANYNDIRLPGPWGTTKFWLVGPRFDLTMTNTLYLTTFLQYNEQVKNMNLNARIQWRYKPASDLFIVYTDNYLPTMGQPGSFSVKNRALVIKFTYWWNV from the coding sequence GTGAAACTTCGATCTATTCTATTAATTGCCCTGTTTCTGTCGGGCATTTCTTCGCTGTATGCACAGAAGAAGAACGAGTCCTACCAGCTTCATATCAGTCAGGCAACCTCACCCATTGTGGTTGACGGAGTTGCGGACGAACCCGCCTGGCAGGCAACCGAGTTAGCCACCGATTTCTGGATGGTGCTGCCCATGGATACCAGCCGCGCGAATGTCCGTACCGATGTTCGGATGGCTTACGATTCGCAGAATCTGTACCTGAGCGCCATTTGCTACCACGGTGACGTGAAGGGGCCTTACATTGTCGAATCGCTCCGGCGCGACTGGTCCTTTCCCAAGAACGATAACTTTATCTTTTTTCTGGACACGTTCGACGACCAGACCAATGGATTCGCGTTTGGCACGAATGCTGCCGGAGCGCAATGGGATGCCCTGTTGTATGAGGGCAGCAAAGCGAATTTGAGTTGGGATAATAAGTGGACATCGGCCGTACGTAACTACCCCGACCGGTATGTCCTTGAACTAGCCATCCCGTTCAAAACCATCCGCTACAAACGGGGCATTTCGCGCTGGGGCATCAATTTCGGCAGACAGGATCTAAAGACAACCGAAAAGTCGTCCTGGACACCGATCCAGCGTCAGTTTCCAACGGCCTCGCTGGCCTACACGGGCGTGTTGGTCTGGGATCAGCCACCACCACAACCCGGCCCTAACATATCCATTATTCCTTATGCGCTGACGGGACTGGCTCGCAACTACGAGGAGAAGACACCCACCCAAAACCGCTTCGACGCCGGGCTCGACGCTAAAGTGGCCGTCACCTCTTCCCTGAATCTGGACCTGACGGTAAACCCCGATTTTTCGCAGGTAGACGTTGATCAGCAGGTTACGAACCTCGACCGGTACGAGTTGTTTTTCCCCGAAAAGCGGCAGTTCTTTCTGGAAAACGGCGACCAGTTTACCAATTTCGGCTATTCAACGATACGTCCTTTTTTCAGTCGTCGGATTGGCCTGGGTGGTGTACCCATTCGTTTTGGGGCCCGACTCAGCGGAAAACTGAACAAAGACTGGCGCATTGGCGTGATGGATATGCAGACAGGGCGGGTTGACGAGAACGGCTTACCGGCGCAGAACTTTGCGGTTGTGGCCCTGCAAAGACGCGTCTTCGCCCGGTCGAACGTGGGTTTTCTGTTTGTCAATAAGGAATCGCTGGACTATGAGCCGGTCGTCGACAAACCCACTTATTCGCGTTACAACCGGAATTTTGGGGTAGAATATAATCTGGCGTCGGCTAACAACCTATGGTCCGGAAAAGCAATGATCCTGAAGTCGTTCAGCCCTGAACCGGCCAACTCATCGACGTCCGGCAGCGATGCCGTTTATGCCGCCAATTTACAGTACAACAGTCGCAAATGGCTTATCAGCGGGCAGGTCGAGACAGTGGGTGCTAATTACAGTGCCGAAGCGGGCTACGTGCCTCGCCGGGGTTATGAACGAGGTACGGCAACCATCGGCTATACCTTTATTCCAACCGGTGGACCCATTCTCAGCCACGGCCCAATCCTGACGTCTACGTACTTCTTCGATCCGGCCGGGCGGCAGAGTGACAACGAAACATACGCCAGTTATGCGCTTACATTCCGGAGCCGAAGTATCCTGACCGGCTGGGTTGCCACGGATTATGTTCGGCTACTCCAGCCTTTCGATCCCACCAACTCAGGACGTGAGACGCTGAAAACCAACTCGGAGCATAACTGGACGGCCTGGGGTACTCAGTTTACGTCGAAACCGCAGAGCCTGCTGACGTATGGGTTTACCACGCGTTATGGCGGGTACTATGCCGATGGAACCCGACTGAACCTGACTGCCGATCTGGGGTATCGTTTTCAGCCCTACGTTAGTCTGGCGGCCAGTGCCAATTATAATGACATTCGGCTGCCTGGCCCGTGGGGAACCACTAAGTTTTGGCTCGTTGGTCCGCGCTTCGATCTAACCATGACCAATACGCTTTACCTGACAACTTTTCTGCAATACAACGAACAGGTGAAGAACATGAACCTGAACGCCCGGATTCAGTGGCGCTACAAACCCGCTTCGGATCTGTTCATCGTTTACACCGACAATTATCTGCCTACGATGGGTCAACCCGGTTCGTTTTCCGTTAAAAACCGGGCGCTGGTTATCAAGTTTACCTATTGGTGGAACGTCTGA
- a CDS encoding GNAT family N-acetyltransferase: protein MRSLSFNTKRGHEIASVFDELAKLRIAVFRDYPYLYEGTTAYEKEYLNTYAQSERSFLFAVYDGATMVGATTAIPLRDETADVRQPFEQGSYDLDRVFYFGESILLPTYRGQGLGHRFFDEREAHARKFGTFTTTCFCAVERGEDHPAKPADYRPNDAFWLKRGYAKQESLRSTLDWPDRGETVSTPKTMVYWMKEL, encoded by the coding sequence ATGCGTTCACTATCGTTTAACACAAAAAGAGGGCACGAAATCGCTTCGGTTTTCGACGAGCTGGCCAAGTTACGCATCGCTGTCTTTCGCGACTATCCGTACCTGTATGAAGGAACGACAGCCTACGAAAAAGAGTACCTGAACACCTACGCCCAGTCGGAGCGGTCGTTTCTGTTTGCGGTCTACGATGGCGCAACGATGGTCGGCGCAACGACGGCGATCCCGCTACGGGACGAAACCGCTGACGTGCGCCAACCGTTCGAGCAGGGATCGTATGACCTTGATCGTGTCTTTTATTTTGGCGAAAGTATTTTGTTGCCTACGTATCGGGGTCAAGGTCTGGGTCACCGTTTTTTTGATGAGCGCGAAGCCCATGCCCGTAAGTTCGGGACCTTTACCACGACTTGTTTCTGTGCCGTTGAGCGGGGTGAAGACCATCCGGCCAAACCGGCTGATTATCGTCCGAACGATGCCTTCTGGCTAAAGCGGGGTTACGCAAAACAGGAATCACTGCGCAGCACGCTGGACTGGCCAGATCGTGGCGAAACGGTATCGACGCCCAAGACGATGGTCTACTGGATGAAGGAGTTGTAA
- a CDS encoding nuclear transport factor 2 family protein, producing the protein MTALELVKEYYTCFNQKNWNGMLALLDPEVRHEPNQGDARVGVEKFTEFMKTMDTSYEETLTDMVFLSEPTDTRVAVEFVVNGVYKKAEEGLPEAHNQPYVLPAAAFLEVKAGKISRVTTYYNLPLWIKLVSA; encoded by the coding sequence ATGACTGCCCTTGAGCTTGTAAAGGAGTATTATACCTGTTTTAATCAGAAGAACTGGAACGGCATGCTGGCTTTGCTGGACCCCGAAGTACGGCACGAGCCGAACCAGGGCGACGCTCGGGTTGGGGTAGAGAAGTTTACGGAGTTTATGAAAACGATGGACACCTCCTACGAAGAAACGCTGACTGATATGGTGTTCCTGAGTGAACCGACCGATACGCGCGTTGCCGTTGAATTCGTCGTGAACGGAGTCTATAAGAAAGCCGAAGAAGGCTTACCCGAAGCGCATAACCAACCGTATGTATTGCCAGCCGCTGCCTTTCTGGAAGTGAAAGCTGGGAAAATTTCGCGGGTAACTACCTACTACAACCTGCCGCTCTGGATCAAACTGGTGTCAGCGTAG
- a CDS encoding S9 family peptidase codes for MKTFVLSCLLTGLLFVHSFRSDAQIFSLEAIKSYPFPSDLTSSAQGSRIAWALNEQGKRNVYVAQGPDFTPRKLTNYANDDGQEITSLSISDDGQWVVYVRGGDHGSNWDDDQPVNTTSSPVQPKVQIWSVPFAGGDAKAVADGDEPVIAPKNNQGTPARIAFSKGGQIWVVPADGSSAAKALFNARGTNGSIEWSPDGSKLAFVCDRKDHAFVGVFTNETTPITWIAPSFSRDRSPRWSPDGTKIVFVRTPGAGGAPDSSLTRKHQAWSLWTADAASGTATQLWKAPKTLAGSIPTTHGGVNLHWAANNRIVYLSYQDGWPHLYSVPSTGGTPLLLTSAPFMAEHITLSHDRKWLLFSGNTGPDKLDIDRRHVIRVPVDKADPEVLTPGSGLEWTPVVTGDGSTVAMISATAQRPPLPTVMAFTKGTPRVLGQHLIPAIFPQNQLITPKQVTFKSPDGMTIHGQLFEPAAGEASKKSVGPRPARRGPIERSPAERSPALIYVHGGPPRQMLLGWNYSDYYANSYALNQYLASQGFVVLSVNYRLGIGYGYNFHQPANGGANGASEYQDVKAAALWLAEQPQIDATKIGIYGGSYGGYLTALALARDSRLFAAGVDIHGVHDWSQQRTGSSQTDRYEKIPDADKAAKVVFESSPISSVSTWTSPVLIIHGDDDRNVRFNQSTDLVQRLEAKGVPIETLVIVDDTHHWMKHTNALKMGNATADYFKRILMKQPTAIK; via the coding sequence ATGAAAACATTTGTTCTTTCCTGCCTACTCACAGGTCTTCTTTTCGTGCACAGTTTTCGGTCTGACGCGCAGATCTTCTCCTTGGAAGCGATCAAAAGTTACCCGTTCCCGTCCGACCTGACCAGCTCGGCGCAGGGCTCGCGCATTGCCTGGGCACTCAATGAACAGGGAAAACGAAACGTATACGTAGCGCAGGGCCCCGATTTTACACCCCGAAAATTGACCAATTATGCCAACGACGATGGCCAAGAGATCACCAGTTTATCGATCTCAGACGATGGTCAGTGGGTAGTATACGTGCGCGGTGGTGATCATGGCTCCAACTGGGACGACGACCAACCCGTAAACACCACCTCGTCGCCCGTACAACCCAAAGTACAAATCTGGAGTGTGCCGTTTGCGGGCGGTGACGCCAAAGCCGTTGCCGATGGTGATGAACCAGTTATTGCCCCAAAAAATAACCAGGGCACGCCCGCCCGGATTGCCTTTAGCAAAGGAGGACAAATCTGGGTCGTACCCGCCGATGGCTCATCGGCGGCTAAAGCCCTGTTCAACGCGCGCGGGACTAATGGCTCTATCGAATGGTCACCCGACGGATCGAAGTTAGCCTTCGTTTGCGACCGGAAAGACCACGCGTTTGTCGGCGTTTTCACCAACGAAACAACGCCCATTACCTGGATAGCTCCTTCTTTTTCACGCGACCGATCACCACGTTGGTCGCCCGATGGAACGAAAATCGTATTTGTCCGTACGCCTGGTGCCGGTGGTGCTCCTGATTCCAGCCTGACCCGAAAACATCAGGCCTGGTCGCTCTGGACAGCCGACGCAGCTTCCGGAACAGCTACCCAACTCTGGAAGGCACCGAAAACGCTGGCGGGGTCGATTCCTACCACACACGGTGGAGTCAACCTGCATTGGGCGGCCAATAACCGGATTGTGTACCTGTCATACCAGGATGGATGGCCGCATTTATACTCCGTCCCGTCAACCGGTGGTACGCCGTTGCTCCTCACGTCGGCCCCGTTTATGGCGGAGCACATTACGTTAAGTCACGACCGCAAGTGGTTGCTGTTCAGTGGCAATACCGGCCCGGACAAACTGGATATCGACCGTCGGCACGTGATACGCGTTCCGGTCGACAAAGCTGACCCAGAAGTCCTGACACCCGGTTCTGGACTCGAATGGACACCCGTTGTAACGGGCGATGGTTCGACCGTTGCCATGATCAGCGCTACGGCTCAACGCCCTCCCTTACCGACGGTCATGGCGTTCACCAAAGGCACGCCTAGAGTTCTCGGACAGCACCTGATCCCAGCCATTTTTCCTCAAAATCAACTGATTACGCCGAAGCAGGTTACGTTCAAATCGCCGGATGGCATGACCATTCATGGGCAACTCTTTGAACCGGCGGCTGGTGAGGCATCGAAAAAATCAGTCGGGCCACGCCCGGCCAGGCGTGGCCCGATTGAACGCAGCCCGGCTGAACGCAGCCCGGCCCTCATTTATGTGCATGGGGGACCACCCCGTCAGATGCTGCTGGGCTGGAATTATTCCGATTATTATGCCAATTCTTACGCGCTCAATCAGTATCTGGCCAGTCAGGGTTTTGTCGTCTTATCGGTGAATTACCGGCTGGGCATTGGCTACGGCTACAACTTTCATCAACCTGCCAACGGCGGGGCAAACGGTGCGTCAGAATATCAAGACGTTAAGGCGGCAGCCCTGTGGCTAGCCGAACAACCCCAGATCGATGCGACTAAAATCGGTATTTACGGCGGCTCATACGGTGGCTATTTAACAGCGCTGGCCCTCGCCCGCGACTCCAGACTGTTTGCCGCTGGTGTCGATATTCACGGTGTACACGACTGGAGTCAGCAACGAACGGGTAGCAGCCAGACTGACCGGTACGAAAAGATTCCTGACGCCGACAAAGCCGCTAAGGTCGTTTTTGAGTCGTCGCCCATTTCATCGGTCAGCACATGGACCTCGCCGGTGCTTATCATCCACGGCGACGATGATCGGAATGTGCGTTTCAACCAAAGCACGGATCTCGTCCAGCGGCTCGAAGCAAAGGGTGTACCCATAGAAACGCTCGTGATCGTTGACGATACCCACCATTGGATGAAGCACACCAATGCGCTTAAAATGGGCAATGCTACCGCCGATTATTTCAAACGTATTCTGATGAAGCAACCAACGGCAATCAAATAA
- a CDS encoding formylglycine-generating enzyme family protein, translating into MVWIPGGMFEMGADEFADSRPVHPVSVKGFWMDEHEVTNAQFARFVKATGYKTVAERPLNPADYPGVAADQLVPGSAVFTPPASAVSLNNPLQWWTYVPGANWQQPNGPKSTISGHEQEPVVQVSYEDAAAYARWAGKRLPTEAEWEFAARGGMTNQPYYWGSALKPKGRWVANIHQGHFPDKNTREDGYTEAAPVKSFPANPYGLYDMEGNVWEWCQDLYRPDYYSQSPKHDPQGPTDSYDPEEPGAVKRVQRGGSFLCSDQYCIRYKAGSRGKGEVSSGSNNLGFRCVR; encoded by the coding sequence ATGGTCTGGATACCGGGTGGCATGTTTGAGATGGGCGCTGACGAGTTTGCTGATTCCCGACCCGTACACCCGGTTTCGGTAAAGGGGTTCTGGATGGACGAACACGAAGTGACTAATGCGCAATTCGCCCGGTTCGTCAAGGCAACGGGCTATAAAACCGTGGCTGAGCGCCCCCTGAATCCAGCTGATTATCCGGGTGTGGCGGCCGATCAACTGGTGCCGGGATCAGCGGTATTTACGCCCCCCGCATCGGCGGTGTCGCTGAACAATCCGTTGCAGTGGTGGACCTACGTTCCTGGTGCCAATTGGCAGCAACCCAATGGGCCGAAAAGCACGATTAGCGGGCACGAACAGGAGCCGGTCGTGCAGGTCAGTTATGAGGACGCTGCGGCCTATGCCCGGTGGGCCGGGAAACGGTTGCCGACGGAAGCAGAATGGGAGTTTGCCGCTCGCGGAGGCATGACCAATCAGCCATACTATTGGGGATCGGCATTAAAACCCAAAGGCCGTTGGGTCGCCAACATTCATCAGGGCCATTTTCCGGATAAGAATACGCGGGAAGATGGGTATACGGAAGCCGCTCCGGTTAAATCGTTTCCGGCCAATCCATATGGTCTATACGACATGGAAGGCAATGTCTGGGAGTGGTGTCAGGACTTATACCGGCCTGACTATTACAGCCAGTCACCCAAACACGATCCGCAGGGGCCCACCGATAGTTATGATCCGGAAGAGCCGGGAGCCGTCAAGCGTGTGCAGCGGGGCGGTTCGTTTCTGTGCAGCGATCAGTATTGCATTCGCTACAAAGCAGGCAGCCGTGGAAAAGGCGAAGTGAGCAGCGGCAGCAATAATCTGGGCTTTCGGTGTGTGCGGTAG
- a CDS encoding CehA/McbA family metallohydrolase domain-containing protein codes for MRNFCLFLSFLCFSVARAQTPVDLSGFQTTNGATVVNRTNTLEVSWPTHANEKGKLILDLANGQPLFNSIQLSRQGVFRELAKGMDPAFVLTVGKRDLVSQNGWNIFFDKTNKLPHKAYAVTLDKRSASVRSVGSRTVIRLSEVQAASFSGAVEITVYTGSPLVNIAAVMATEVDSTAILYDAGLVSKQPVWNMIAWSDTQNQMQSVPADHQQLNKAQAVKYRTIIGANTAGSLAVFPAPHQYFYPLDEAFNLDFTWYGTNYRRLIPDFGIGIRQDLMGDKRWVPWVNAPPKTQQRLNFFCLLSTDTPDKALNEVKKFTHNDKYPALAGYKTMSSHFHNEYVMNVLLANKPVPETPNFVKVFKNSGVDIVHLAEFHYTAHPKGPDNQRLLELKTLFDMCKRWSTKDFLLLPGEEPNEFFGGHWLDFFPKPVYWIMSRKPEMPFVTDDPTYGKVYRIADKTDMLKLLEAEHGLAWTAHARTKGSTGFPDSYRNEAFYTSDRFFGAAWKNIPADLSEPRLSRRVLDLMDDMANWGLKKHVIAEADLFTIEPENEMYAHLNVNYLQLDKLPDYSQGWQPILDAMQRGKFFVSTGEVLLPRFTVNGKGSGETVMLPQNGKSTIVLNADWTFPLAFAEIISGDGHQVFRERIDLTKTRPFGKQTFTFTTNLTGRKWVRVEVWDAAVNGAFTQQVWLTDKP; via the coding sequence ATGAGAAATTTCTGTTTATTTCTATCGTTTCTCTGTTTCTCCGTGGCGCGCGCACAAACGCCCGTTGACTTATCCGGCTTTCAAACGACGAACGGAGCAACGGTAGTCAATCGAACAAATACGCTGGAAGTAAGCTGGCCAACTCACGCCAACGAAAAGGGCAAACTGATTCTCGATCTCGCCAATGGACAACCCCTGTTCAACAGTATTCAATTATCCCGACAGGGCGTGTTCCGGGAACTAGCCAAAGGCATGGATCCCGCGTTTGTGCTGACCGTCGGCAAACGCGATCTGGTCTCGCAAAATGGCTGGAATATTTTCTTCGATAAGACCAACAAGTTACCCCACAAAGCATACGCGGTTACCCTCGACAAGCGGTCGGCGAGTGTGCGCAGTGTCGGCTCCCGAACGGTCATTCGCCTGTCAGAGGTTCAAGCGGCTTCGTTCAGCGGGGCGGTCGAAATAACGGTTTATACGGGTAGCCCTCTGGTCAACATTGCGGCTGTGATGGCTACCGAGGTCGATTCGACGGCGATTCTCTACGACGCTGGTTTAGTCAGTAAGCAGCCGGTCTGGAACATGATTGCCTGGTCGGACACGCAGAACCAGATGCAGAGCGTGCCCGCCGATCACCAACAGCTTAATAAGGCGCAGGCCGTAAAATACCGCACGATCATCGGCGCGAATACAGCCGGAAGCCTGGCCGTATTTCCCGCCCCCCACCAGTATTTCTACCCGCTGGACGAAGCCTTCAATCTGGATTTTACGTGGTACGGCACCAACTACCGAAGGCTGATCCCCGATTTTGGCATTGGCATCCGGCAGGATCTGATGGGCGACAAACGGTGGGTGCCCTGGGTCAACGCCCCGCCCAAGACCCAGCAGCGACTCAACTTTTTCTGCCTGCTGAGCACCGATACGCCCGACAAAGCGCTGAACGAGGTGAAGAAGTTCACGCATAACGACAAATATCCGGCACTGGCGGGCTACAAAACCATGTCGAGCCACTTCCATAATGAGTACGTGATGAACGTGTTACTGGCCAACAAGCCCGTTCCCGAAACGCCTAACTTTGTCAAGGTCTTCAAGAATTCTGGCGTCGATATTGTGCATTTGGCTGAATTTCACTACACCGCCCACCCCAAAGGCCCCGATAATCAGCGGCTCCTGGAGCTAAAAACGCTGTTCGACATGTGTAAGCGGTGGTCCACCAAGGATTTTTTGCTGTTGCCCGGCGAAGAGCCCAATGAATTTTTTGGTGGTCACTGGCTCGACTTTTTCCCGAAGCCGGTCTACTGGATTATGTCCCGCAAACCGGAGATGCCTTTCGTGACGGACGATCCAACTTACGGCAAAGTCTACCGCATCGCGGACAAGACCGATATGCTGAAACTGCTGGAAGCCGAACATGGGCTGGCCTGGACGGCACACGCCCGCACTAAAGGCTCGACAGGTTTCCCCGATAGCTACAGAAACGAAGCGTTTTATACATCCGACCGTTTTTTTGGGGCCGCCTGGAAAAATATCCCCGCCGATCTGTCGGAGCCCCGCCTAAGCAGACGCGTGCTGGACCTGATGGACGATATGGCCAACTGGGGCCTAAAAAAGCATGTCATCGCCGAAGCCGACCTGTTTACGATCGAACCGGAGAATGAGATGTATGCCCACCTGAACGTGAACTACCTTCAGCTCGACAAACTCCCCGACTACAGCCAGGGCTGGCAGCCCATTCTGGACGCCATGCAACGAGGAAAATTCTTTGTATCGACGGGCGAAGTGCTCCTGCCCCGCTTCACTGTGAATGGTAAAGGTTCGGGCGAAACGGTAATGCTACCCCAAAATGGCAAAAGTACCATCGTCCTAAACGCAGACTGGACGTTTCCGTTAGCGTTTGCCGAGATCATTTCCGGCGATGGCCATCAGGTGTTTCGCGAACGCATCGACCTGACGAAAACGCGCCCTTTCGGCAAACAAACCTTCACCTTCACAACCAATCTCACTGGCAGAAAGTGGGTACGGGTCGAGGTGTGGGATGCCGCCGTTAATGGGGCTTTTACCCAACAGGTCTGGCTAACGGATAAGCCGTAA